One segment of Choristoneura fumiferana chromosome 26, NRCan_CFum_1, whole genome shotgun sequence DNA contains the following:
- the LOC141442779 gene encoding uncharacterized protein: protein MVNEETKSATISPDERRLKAQIAQCKGSLTKAENFLRNQQEGSLDKEAINTRLQQLAGVLVSHKELSLQLHLLNEESADTDFNNDDFEDRCLAITANLRKLLHTQEPVACGGSSAIKLPDMDIPVFDGKDFTKYNTFIELFSAIIDSNTRLAPIQKLFYLRKFLKGEPLSLIEGLPITGDSYPKSLELLGNRYDNKFLVITNHVQALLDFPTISKGASSNLRELVSNSRQHLAALETLGESPKHWDMLLLPILLRKVDQYTCRAYHSERVTKELPTLEDFFTFLERRACSFEVSQQSEDGHLWAQELQLPRNTMSAGAC, encoded by the exons ATGGTAAACGAAGAAACTAAATCGGCAACCATCTCCCCAGACGAGAGAAGGTTAAAAGCCCAGATAGCCCAGTGCAAAGGCTCATTAACAAAAGCGGAAAACTTTTTACGGAACCAACAAGAAGGATCTTTAGACAAAGAAGCCATCAACACGCGCCTACAGCAGCTGGCTGGTGTCTTAGTGAGCCACAAAGAACTGTCATTGCAACTCCACCTGCTTAACGAAGAAAGCGCCGACACAGACTTCAACAATGACGACTTTGAGGACAGATGCCTGGCAATTACGGCGAACTTACGCAAGCTGCTCCATACTCAAGAGCCGGTGGCGTGTGGCGGGTCTTCAGCAATAAAATTACCGGATATGGACATACCAGTCTTCGATGGCAAGGATTTCACCAAATACAATACCTTTATAGAATTGTTTAGTGCAATTATCGATAGTAACACCAGGTTAGCTCCTATCCAAAAATTATTTTACCTAAGAAAATTTCTAAAAGGCGAACCACTGTCCTTAATTGAAGGACTACCTATTACCGGGGATTCATACCCCAAATCCCTTGAACTGCTTGGCAATCGGTATGACAATAAATTCCTAGTAATAACAAACCACGTTCAGGCATTGCTCGACTTTCCCACAATTTCAAAGGGTGCATCTAGCAATTTACGAGAACTAGTGTCAAACTCTCGTCAACACTTAGCTGCACTGGAAACATTAGGAGAATCCCCCAAACATTGGGACATGTTACTTTTGCCCATTTTGCTTAGGAAGGTCGACCAATACACTTGCCGTGCATACCACAGTGAGCGTGTCACAAAGGAGCTGCCCACACTAGAGGACTTCTTCACCTTCTTGGAGAGAAGAGCCTGTAGCTTCGAAGTGAGCCAGCAGAGTGAAG ACGGTCACCTATGGGCTCAAGAACTCCAGCTACCTCGCAACACAATGTCTGCAGGAGCTTGCTGA